TTGATGAGATCCTCAACCCTCGCCTGCGGAGCCGGTGAGCATGTCGCTCCTGGAAGTCGAAGATCTGACCGTCCGATTCACGACCCAAAAGGGGGAGGTCCATGCGGTCGAGGGCGCTTCTTTCGAGCTTGAGCAGGGCGAAGCCATCGGCCTCGCAGGCGAGAGCGGGTGTGGCAAGACCACGACGGCGCTGGCCCTGATGCGGCTCCTGCCGTACAATGGCCGCGTCGTTCGTGGGTCCATTCGATGGCGAGGCCGAGACCTCGCCCGGATCTCCGATGCCGGAATGCGCAAGATCCGTTGGAAGGAAATCTCAATCGTCTTCCAAGGGGCGATGAACTCCCTCAACCCAATTCAACGCATCGGGAGACAAATCGCTGAGCCTATAGTCCTTCACGAGGATGTGGAACAGGACGCGGCGCGAAAGCGTGTCGAAGACCTGCTGGACTTGGTGGGCATTTCGCGGAAGCGCATCGACGACTATCCTCACGAGTTCTCGGGTGGCATGCGCCAACGCGTCATGATCGCCATGGCCCTCGCCTGCAACCCGAAGCTCGTCATCGCCGATGAGCCGGTCACCGCGCTTGACGTGATGATCCAAGCGCAGATCCTGGAACTCTTGGAACGACTGCGAAAGGAGCTCGATCTTTCCATGATCCTAATCTCGCACGACTTGTCCGTCCTCGCCGAGACCTGTGACAAGGTCGCTATCATGTACGGCGGGAAGATGATGGAAGTTGGGCGGACCGTGGATGTCTTCACGGACCCGAAACATCCGTATGCACAGGGACTCGCGGCAGCGTTCCCAGACATCCGAGGGAGCCGGGAAATGCCATCGTCCATTCCGGGACTGGTCCCGAGCCTGATCAATCCGCCCGCGGGATGTGTCTTCCACCCGCGGTGCAGGTTCGCGTTTGACCGCTGCACGAACGCAGAACCCGCTTTGTCGGAAGTGACCCCTGGTCGGCGGACGGCGTGCTTCCTATATCCCGAAGTGGGGGAGGTGACACCACGACCGATCCAAGCACGGACACCTTGATCCGCGTTCGCGGACTGAAGGTCTGGTTCCCCCTTCGCAAGGGAATCTTGCATCGAGCGGCGCGGAGAGGCTCGGAATGGGTCCGCGCGGTGGACGGGGTTTCTTTCGATATTCGCCGGGGAGAGGTGTTCTGCCTCGTCGGTGAGAGCGGATGCGGCAAGACCACGACCGGAAAAGCATTGCTCCGGCTCGAAGACGCCACGGAAGGGGACGTGTTCTTTGAGATGCCCGATGAGGAGTACTCACGGTACACCGAGAGTCTCACGAGTTCTCAGACCCCTGATTCCGGGAAAGCCGTCGACGAACTCCGGCGGAAGTACTCCCTCACGTGGGAAGAGAACCAGCGCTGGACCGCCCCTCAGGTTCTCCTCTTGGGGGGCATGCTTACGGCTGCAACGGTCCTCGCATTCCTCCTCCCGTCGCTGGCGATGGGGCTCTCTGCGCTGCCCCTCTCAGGCCCATGGCCGATCTTTGGGTTCGGAGTGGCCATCGGCGTCCTCCTTGGAGGAATCGGGCCGCTCCGGCCGGCCAGAGTCTGGCGCCGAACGCCCGCAGTCCTAGCGCTTCTCGCAACCGCGGCAGTGTTCCTCGCCCCGATCCTAAGCTTCTACCTCCATGACTTCCTGCAGCCCACCGCGGCCCTTCGCTACAGCCCGTTCGACGCATTCTCGTACGCGTGGTCGACAAATGCGTTC
This sequence is a window from Thermoplasmata archaeon. Protein-coding genes within it:
- a CDS encoding ABC transporter ATP-binding protein, with the translated sequence MSLLEVEDLTVRFTTQKGEVHAVEGASFELEQGEAIGLAGESGCGKTTTALALMRLLPYNGRVVRGSIRWRGRDLARISDAGMRKIRWKEISIVFQGAMNSLNPIQRIGRQIAEPIVLHEDVEQDAARKRVEDLLDLVGISRKRIDDYPHEFSGGMRQRVMIAMALACNPKLVIADEPVTALDVMIQAQILELLERLRKELDLSMILISHDLSVLAETCDKVAIMYGGKMMEVGRTVDVFTDPKHPYAQGLAAAFPDIRGSREMPSSIPGLVPSLINPPAGCVFHPRCRFAFDRCTNAEPALSEVTPGRRTACFLYPEVGEVTPRPIQARTP